A window of the Megalopta genalis isolate 19385.01 chromosome 2, iyMegGena1_principal, whole genome shotgun sequence genome harbors these coding sequences:
- the LOC117217752 gene encoding sperm-associated antigen 17-like codes for MKKRKGAPKTQPLAKESRTLDENSWRAELDAISINDDNWWCIVTMMVETTTEHSRCVSLFNTAVEEGKRKAIYSLSYQKMVCSVKMLSKPNLDKCPTVQGVCHFASKYLIDENATLPAWLVAQVIKYLIYRIKEETIGIVKRMAELEHEIDEEYSIMQTVADWGQPGSKSFNTAKLNNKAITRLRKRGEEWRDTVYVDDAPLDGPNLYIILTGFHDPDLPEHLINAAVPLSFVMRLKRSNRDLDRLVACGTVDELEKTRSTNRFGIYHSSIVDLYRFWSTIESRTMDPETHPALLDVAILLFRPPELPEIFRDDEYEHLKKDLYDRVSYFMYDLYDLHRQHGNYLKSTRIETAIADDAPRKCATETYRALLDAVPQECISLPFILFAILAQIDANDGGNAIEKEIEGTDDPDGQTVSFICGVWYSEMDSDN; via the exons ATGAAAAAGAGAAAAGGTGCGCCGAAGACTCAGCCATTAGCAAAAGAGTCGAGAACACTGGACGAGAACTCGTGGCGCGCCGAATTGGATGCGATATCCATCAACGACGACAACTGGTGGTGTATCGTAACCATGATGGTAGAAACGACTACCGAGCACTCCAGGTGCGTGTCACTCTTCAATACCGCTGTCGAGGAAGGCAAACGGAAAGCCATCTACTCGCTGAGCTACCAAAAAATGGTGTGCAGCGTGAAAATGTTGTCGAAACCGAACCTAGACAAATGCCCGACTGTCCAAGGCGTTTGTCACTTCGCCAGCAAGTACTTAATCGACGAGAATGCTACGTTGCCAGCTTGGTTGGTGGCACAAGTGATCAAGTATCTGATCTATCGGATCAAAGAAGAGACCATCGGCATCGTGAAGAGGATGGCTGAGCTGGAACACGAAATCGACGAAGAGTATAGTATCATGCAGACCGTGGCTGATTGGG GTCAACCGGGGTCGAAGTCATTCAACACCGCAAAGCTGAACAACAAAGCGATCACGAGGCTGCGTAAACGAGGGGAGGAATGGCGGGACACGGTGTACGTGGACGACGCGCCCCTCGACGGTCCGAATCTGTACATAATCCTCACGGGATTCCACGATCCGGATCTTCCTGAACATTTAATAAACGCGGCGGTGCCGCTGAGCTTCGTAATGCGGCTGAAGAGATCGAACCGTGATTTGGATCGGTTGGTGGCGTGCGGGACCGTCGACGAGCTGGAGAAAACCCGGAGCACGAACCGTTTCGGGATATATCACAGCAGCATAGTCGATCTGTACCGGTTCTGGTCGACGATCGAGTCGCGAACGATGGATCCGGAAACGCATCCGGCGCTGCTCGACGTTGCAATCCTGCTTTTCCGTCCACCGGAGCTGCCCGAGATTTTCCGCGACGACGAATACGAACATCTCAAGAAGGATCTGTACGATCGGGTTTCGTATTTCATGTACGATCTCTATGATCTTCATCGACAACACGGGAATTATTTGAAGAGCACCAGGATCGAGACGGCCATAGCCGACGATGCACCGAGGAAATGCGCCACTGAGACGTATAGGGCGCTGTTAGATGCTGTCCCGCAGGAATGCATTTCCTTACCGTTCATACTGTTTGCCATTCTggcgcaaatcgatgcgaacgaCGGTGGAAACGCGATCGAGAAGGAGATCGAGGGAACAGACGATCCCGATGGTCAGACAGTAAGCTTCATTTGCGGTGTTTGGTATTCCGAGATGGACTCCGACAATTGA